From Salvelinus namaycush isolate Seneca chromosome 2, SaNama_1.0, whole genome shotgun sequence, one genomic window encodes:
- the LOC120025060 gene encoding gastricsin-like: MKCLVIVLVCAVLAEGIHRIPLVKHKSIRERMMEKGEHLPYQDPALKYFPDEFAGSTTMYINNYADTTYYGAITIGTPPQSFQVLFDTGSANLWVDSVLCNTQACNTHTKFNPQQSSTYSANGETFYLPYGAGSLSGVFGYDTVNVGGIILTNQEIGLSTDEPGQNFVVAQFDGILGLSYPSISAGQETPVMDNMMSQNLLQANIFAFYMTRDGQQGSELSFGEVDNTKYQGQIYWTPVTSQTYWQIGIQGFQINGQETGWCGQGCQAIVDTGTSMLTAPRQIMGTLMQSIGAQQDQYGQYTVNCNQINSLPTLTFTINGINFPLPPSAYIQQNNQVCSVGISPTYLPSQNGQPLWILGDVFLMQYYSVYDRTSNQVGFATAA, from the exons ATGAAGTGTCTCGTTATTGTGCTGGTATGTGCTGTGCTCGCTGAGGGAATCCACAG GATCCCTCTGGTGAAGCATAAGTCAATCCGTGAGAGAATGATGGAGAAGGGAGAACACCTGCCCTACCAAGACCCCGCTCTCAAATACTTTCCTGACGAGTTCGCTGGCTCCACCACCATGTACATCAACAACTACGCCGAC ACCACCTACTATGGAGCCATCACCATCGGTACTCCCCCCCAGTCCTTCCAGGTGTTGTTTGACACTGGCTCTGCCAACCTGTGGGTTGACTCTGTACTCTGCAACACTCAGGCCTGCA ACACCCACACAAAGTTCAACCCCCAGCAGTCGTCCACCTACTCAGCTAATGGGGAAACTTTCTACCTGCCCTACGGAGCTGGCAGTCTCAGTGGAGTCTTCGGATACGACACCGTCAAC GTCGGTGGTATTATCCTCACCAACCAGGAGATTGGTCTGAGCACTGACGAGCCAGGTCAGAATTTTGTTGTGGCCCAGTTTGATGGTATCCTTGGCCTGTCCTACCCTTCCATCTCAGCCGGACAAGAGACTCCCGTCATGGACAACATGATGTCTCAGAACCTTCTGCAGGCTAACATATTTGCATTCTACATGACCAG GGACGGCCAGCAGGGCAGTGAGCTGTCGTTTGGAGAAGTGGACAACACCAAGTATCAGGGTCAGATCTACTGGACCCCCGTCACCTCCCAGACATACTGGCAGATCGGCATCCAAGG GTTCCAGATCAACGGTCAGGAGACAGGGTGGTGTGGGCAAGGCTGCCAGGCCATCGTGGATACAGGCACCTCCATGCTGACTGCACCCAGACAGATCATGGGAACCCTGATGCAGTCCATTGGAGCCCAGCAGGACCAGTACGGACAG TACACAGTGAACTGTAACCAGATCAACAGCCTGCCTACTCTCACCTTCACCATCAATGGAATCAACTTCCCCCTGCCGCCATCTGCATACATCCAGCAG AACAACCAGGTCTGCTCCGTGGGGATCAGCCCCACCTACCTGCCGTCCCAGAACGGACAGCCCCTGTGGATTTTGGGAGATGTTTTCCTCATGCAGTACTACTCCGTCTACGACCGCACAAGCAACCAAGTGGGCTTTGCCACCGCAGCCTAA
- the LOC120060626 gene encoding zona pellucida sperm-binding protein 3-like yields the protein MAIKWSVVCLVAVAMLGCLCVAQNWPPFKPNRPSPQQPQQPPYQKPRIPPKDQTQAKQKFDTPLDWSYPLDPKPEPKIIGSSEARTPVAANSVRAECRENMVHVEAKHDLLGIGQLIQLEDLTLGDCPMSGFDNVNQVLIFESPLQSCGSQLRMTTNSLIYIFTLFYKPKPLANTPLIRTNDAMIIIECHYPRKHNVSSLALIPTWTPFSAAKYAEELLYFSMRLMTADWQYERAGNMYVLGDMVNIEASVMQYFHVPLRIFVDSCVATLEPNINANPRYAFIENHGCLIDAKMTGSHSQFMPRSADYKLYFQVEAFRFQSQKGSDPIYPQKTKIPVQAASDYPATLDMIFITCHLKATTIVFPIDFEYKACSFINTWREAGGNDGVCGCCDSTCSNRKGRDTTKHQKPANIWEGDVQLGPIFITEKVAQ from the exons ATGGCGATTAAGTGGAGTGTAGTTTGTCTCGTGGCAGTGGCCATGCTTGGCTGTCTGTGTGTTGCTCAGAATTGGCCACCCTTCAAACCCAATCGTCCGTCACCTCAGCAGCCTCAGCAACCACCGTATCAGAAGCCCAGGATCCCACCAAAAGACCAAACCCAGGCTAAGCAGAAGTTTGATACACCATTGGATTGGAGCTATCCTCTGGACCCAAAGCCAGAGCCCAAGATTATTGGGAGCTCAGAGGCGAGAACCCCTGTGGCTGCCAATTCAGTAAGGGCTGAGTGCAGGGAGAACATGGTCCACGTGGAAGCGAAGCACGACCTGCTGGGGATCGGCCAGTTGATCCAGCTAGAAGACCTCACTTTGGGAGACTGCCCTATGTCTGGATTCGACAATGTCAACCAGGTGCTCATCTTTGAGTCTCCGCTGCAGTCATGCGGCAGCCAGCTAAGG ATGACTACCAACTCCCTCATCTACATCTTCACTCTGTTTTACAAACCCAAACCTCTGGCAAACACCCCCCTCATCAGGACAAATGACGCGATGATCATTATTGAGTGCCACTATCCAAG gaaACACAATGTGAGCAGCCTGGCCCTGATCCCAACCTGGACCCCTTTCTCCGCTGCTAAGTATGCAGAGGAACTCCTGTACTTCTCCATGAGGCTCATGACTG CTGACTGGCAGTATGAGAGGGCCGGTAACATGTACGTGTTGGGTGATATGGTGAACATCGAGGCCTCTGTCATGCAGTACTTCCACGTCCCCCTGCGTATCTTTGTGGACAGCTGTGTGGCCACCCTGGAACCCAACATAAACGCCAATCCCAGATACGCCTTCATTGAGAATCATGG GTGTCTGATCGATGCCAAAATGACAGGTTCCCACTCCCAGTTCATGCCTCGTTCCGCAGACTACAAGCTGTATTTCCAGGTGGAGGCTTTCAGGTTCCAGAGCCAGAAGGGGAGTGACCCAATTTATCCGCAGAAAACAAAGATACCTGTTCAGGCTGCTTCAGATTATCCCGCTACGCTCGACATG ATCTTCATTACCTGTCACCTGAAGGCAACCACAATCGTCTTCCCTATTGATTTTGAGTACAAGGCCTGCTCCTTCATTAATAC GTGGAGGGAGGCTGGTGGAAATGATGGAGTGTGTGGCTGCTGTGACTCCACCTGTAGCAACAGGAAGGGACGCGATACCACTAAGCATCAAAAACCAGCAA ATATATGGGAGGGAGATGTTCAGCTTGGTCCCATCTTTATCACGGAAAAGGTTGCGCAATAA